The Impatiens glandulifera chromosome 8, dImpGla2.1, whole genome shotgun sequence genome includes a window with the following:
- the LOC124913286 gene encoding probable disease resistance protein At1g61190: MAEPARALKSYGKKSSRIVAPSREHGGKFQAWNRTGTYAEIGIYILQKSLELNALKKNTHRELVREQDIQMAGEVGLSVQGKMGELLIEPIQRELGYFSCFNNNFQELQTQLEKLKATREDVQQAREDAEIVKKEKKLSVVIIELVQSGAQLPHTGRSLPVSPINIGDYIGDARDFNRRSQIVEDIIEKLRDEKTMLIGICGMGGIGKTTLSKQVLQTVQDFPKPLFDVQVISTVSNSPNFNTIQQEVAEMLGSSLKKIENEILRAEQLRKAFSIKKVVVLLDDVWKEFDLNAFGLLLALEVVEGALVNKRTSAWNDMLFRLQSQQLHHDKKDKVVQTSYDFLEDHEAQCLFLLCCLFQEDKYISIQTLYRYAVGLQLFKGMDLHRISDRVDTLLEDLTKRNLLINVKEYAVKMHDVVRDVGISIAKQENNGINYLECDGMDELENIDTPHTKMISILFRKNSLEVFNTMKFRGSKLELL, from the exons atggcagaacccgcaagAGCGTTAAAGAGCTATGGAAAGAAATCGTCTCGAATTGTGGCGCCCTCACGGGAACATGGAGGAAAATTTCAAGCATGGAACAGAACTGGAACATATGCAGAAATTGGAATCTACATTTTACAGAAATCACTAGAATTGAATGCATT aaagaagaacacacaCAGAGAGCTAGTAAGAGAACAAGACATACAAATGGCAGGAGAGGTTGGTTTAAGTGTACAAGGAAAGATGGGGGAGTTGCTGATTGAGCCAATTCAACGAGAACTTGGCTATTTCTCCTGTTTTAACAATAACTTTCAAGAGCTCCAAACTCAACTAGAAAAACTAAAAGCAACAAGAGAGGATGTACAACAAGCAAGGGAAGATGCAGAAATCGTCAA GAAGGAGAAGAAGTTATCTGTCGTTATCATTGAGCTTGTTCAATCTGGTGCTCAGTTGCCACATACGGGTCGCTCCTTACCCGTGTCACCCATAAATATAGGCGATTACATTGGAGATGCTCGTGATTTCAACAGACGAAGTCAGATTGTGGAAGACATCATTGAGAAGTTAAGGGATGAAAAGACAATGTTAATTGGGATATGCGGGATGGGAGGCATTGGAAAGACTACATTGTCCAAGCAAGTCCTCCAAACGGTACAAGACTTCCCTAAGCCTTTATTTGACGTTCAAGTTATTTCGACTGTCTCCAATAGTCCCAATTTTAATACTATCCAACAAGAAGTCGCGGAGATGTTAGGGTCTTCacttaaaaaaatagagaatgaAATTTTAAGAGCAGAACAATTACGAAAAGCTTTTAGTATCAAAAAGGTTGTTGTCTTGTTGGATGATGTTTGGAAAGAGTTTGATTTAAATGCTTTTG GACTGCTCCTCGCGCTTGAGGTTGTAGAAGGCGCTCTCGTTAATAAGAGAACATCCGCGTGGAACGATATGCTTTTCAGGTTGCAGAGTCAACAACTTCACCATGACAAGAAAGACAAGGTTGTGCAGACGAGTTATGACTTCTTAGAAGATCACGAAGCTCAATGCTTGTTCTTGCTCTGCTGCTTATTCCAAGAGGACAAATATATTTCTATCCAAACGTTGTATCGTTATGCAGTGGGTTTGCAACTCTTCAAAGGTATGGACCTACACCGTATAAGTGATCGTGTCGACACCTTATTAGAGGACCTAACAAAGAGAAATTTGCTAATAAATGTTAAAGAATATGCAGTGAAGATGCATGATGTGGTGAGAGATGTGGGAATTTCAATTGCAAAACAAGAAAATAACGGTATTAATTATCTTGAGTGTGATGGTATGGACGAACTAGAGAATATAGATACTCCACACACTAAGATGATTTCAATATTGTTTAGGAAGAATAGTTTAGAAGTCTTTAATACCATGAAATTTCGAGGCTCAAAATTGGAACTATTATGA